The DNA sequence TGATCAACAAGGATCACGTAGGCTTCGGCCAGCGTTCCTGGCGCTATGCCATGATCGTGCGCGACAACAAGGTAACGCACTGGTTCGAGGAACCGGGCATCAACGACGATGGCCTTAACGGCGATCCCTATGGCGAGACGGCCCCTGAAAAGCTGCTTGCCGCACTGACCAACGAGACCGCCGAAGCGGCCTGATCCCACCAGACCGTTCCGGCTCGCGGGCGGCGGCAAGCATCCCCCCGCTCTTCAATGCCGCCGCCCGCATCGCTATGACGACCTGAATGGCCTTCGAACCCTTCATCGTAACCGCAGAGCTGCCGCGCGATATCTTCGCGTGGGCAAATGGCCTGCGCCGCGCGCATTTCCCGCCCGAGCGCAACCACCTGGAGGCGCATGTCACGCTGTTCCATGCCCTCGCGCCCTCGCTGCGGGAAGAGGTGCTCGGTTTCCTGCCGCGGATCGCGGGCCTTTATGCTGCCCCGGATGCTAGCATCACGGGCCTGATGGACCTGGGGAAGGGCACGGCACTGCGAATCGAGAGCCCGGCCATGGTCGCGATCCGCGATGAGATCGCCGATCACTTCCACGGCACCCTGACCGCGCAGGACAGCCACCCGATTCGCCTGCACATCACCGTGCAGAACAAGGTCGCTCGCGAAGCGGCGAAGGCGTTGCAGCAGGAACTGGCCGGGCAGCCGCTCGAACGGCATTTCCGCTTCACCGGCCTTGGCCTGCACCTCTACAAGGGCGGTCCGTGGGAAGCGTTGGGACGATGGTCATTTCGCCGCACGTGAGGTGTTGACCGCCAAGCCCGCACACCCTATGTGCGCCGCCTGCCCGGACGAAATGCCGGGCCAGGCCCTTGGGGCGGAGTAGCTCAGCCGGTTAGAGCAGCGGAATCATAATCCGCGTGTCGGGGGTTCGAGTCCCTCCTCCGCTACCATCTAAAATCCCGAAAACCTGCGGTTTTCCGACCCATGCGGGTCGCCTGGTGCAACTTCTCATTGTTGCATTTTGTTGCGCGGTTTTCCTCGGATTTCCACACGTTACATTGTCGTGACAGCAACTCCGTGCAACAAATCTGCTACAGCGCAGGTGCTGCGATTCCACCTTCAATGCTGCCGTGGAATTGCGAGCAGCGCGTGTCAGAAGCGGCATTTGGGGGAAGCTCAACGATGAAATTACCGGGCTCGCGACTTCTGATTGCCGCTGCAATGGCGCATCTCGCTTCACCTGTTGCGCAAGCGCAAGATAAGAATGCTCTAAAGACGGACGCCAAGGCCGCGATCGCGCAGATGCAGAAGCTGGGCGAGCCTATGAGTCGCTGTTCGATTTCCGCGTATATCGAGCAAGGGCCGATTGTTAGGCGCACCTTTGCCTCGACCCCCCTTCGTCCAGGCGACGAACTGCTGACGTTGAACAACGTCAATGTTGCCGGGAAGAGTGCAGAGGACGTTGTCGCTTTGCTTCGCGGCATTGCACCGGGCACGGTTATTCCTGTCACTCTGGAACGAAATGGTGAACCCATGAGGTTGGATCTGACCTGTTCCGACGCACGCCCGGTGACTGAAGCTGCCGTGGGTTATTTGAAAGCGGTTTCTCTTGGCAAGTTTGATGATTGCGTTTCGGCGATCCGGCAGCGCTCGGACATGGGGTCAGGCGGTGCCGCGACGATGCTGCAATGCGCGGCGGTGTCTAAGAATGCGGCAAATTATAACATCGCACAGTTGACCTTCGACTTCATGCGCATGTTCATTGAGGATGCGCACTGGGTGCCAGCTTTGAGAGGCGAGGCGATCCAGTCGCTGCGCTCCTCAGAAGCAACGATCAGTCAGAATTTGGGATCATCTCGGTTCGAAGAGCTTGTGTCCGCTACGAAGGCATGGCCAGGCGGAGAGCGGATGTTTGATGCGACTGCGCCAAACTGGGGGCTCTTCCGCAGGAACGCGGAAGCGGCTCTAAGGGCACGGCTCATCGATCCTGAGTCAGCGCGAATCGAGTGGCCTTATGGCTTTGTCCTCGGCAGCTGGAAGCCCGTCCTATCGAAACGGATCAATGGGTATTGGACCTGCGGGTCTATCAACGCCCGGAACCGTATGGGCGGCTATACTGGCAGTAGCTCCTTTGTCGTGGTCTTGGACCCTGTTGGGAACGTCCTGCATACGGAAATGGGGCAATCAAGAGATTTTGATTTGATCAGCGCGCAATGCAGTCAGGCCGTTAAGCTGCTGCCACCGCCCCAATTCGACACGTCAAAGCCAATCCAGACGACGCAGGGCAGCTCGCTTGCCGACGAACTTAGGAAGCTCGTAGAGCTCAGGGAGAGCGGAGCTCTTAGCGAAGAGGAGTTCCAGCAAGCAAAAAGGCGTTTGCTCGGGTCGACGAACTAAAGGAGCCAATGGCTCCGCTTTTGATCGCGGATGGCTACAGCTAACTTTTCAATTGATTTAGGAAAAACGCCCGGCGCACCGTTGGCGGCTGGCGCGGGCCGGTCTAGCATTGCGCCAGTCGCACCATCTGGGGGTAGAATGACAACGCCGCTTCGCCAATTGCTCACCCAGTATCGCGCTGCTTCGCGCAATGAGCGGGACAAAGGGACTTATTTTGAGCGGCTGATCTTTTCCACTATACCTATGGCCTCCTGCACAGCGAGGACTACCGCGCCCGCTTTCCGGCCACCTCCGCTCCAAGCAAATGGGA is a window from the Novosphingobium sp. TH158 genome containing:
- a CDS encoding 2'-5' RNA ligase family protein, whose translation is MAFEPFIVTAELPRDIFAWANGLRRAHFPPERNHLEAHVTLFHALAPSLREEVLGFLPRIAGLYAAPDASITGLMDLGKGTALRIESPAMVAIRDEIADHFHGTLTAQDSHPIRLHITVQNKVAREAAKALQQELAGQPLERHFRFTGLGLHLYKGGPWEALGRWSFRRT
- a CDS encoding SHOCT domain-containing protein, with translation MRVAWCNFSLLHFVARFSSDFHTLHCRDSNSVQQICYSAGAAIPPSMLPWNCEQRVSEAAFGGSSTMKLPGSRLLIAAAMAHLASPVAQAQDKNALKTDAKAAIAQMQKLGEPMSRCSISAYIEQGPIVRRTFASTPLRPGDELLTLNNVNVAGKSAEDVVALLRGIAPGTVIPVTLERNGEPMRLDLTCSDARPVTEAAVGYLKAVSLGKFDDCVSAIRQRSDMGSGGAATMLQCAAVSKNAANYNIAQLTFDFMRMFIEDAHWVPALRGEAIQSLRSSEATISQNLGSSRFEELVSATKAWPGGERMFDATAPNWGLFRRNAEAALRARLIDPESARIEWPYGFVLGSWKPVLSKRINGYWTCGSINARNRMGGYTGSSSFVVVLDPVGNVLHTEMGQSRDFDLISAQCSQAVKLLPPPQFDTSKPIQTTQGSSLADELRKLVELRESGALSEEEFQQAKRRLLGSTN